Within Lolium rigidum isolate FL_2022 chromosome 5, APGP_CSIRO_Lrig_0.1, whole genome shotgun sequence, the genomic segment CTCTATGATGGATTCCCACCGTGCtcggactttcttggcctcctccaaGTATTCTACGGCTTCGCGTTCTCTTTTGAGGAAACTTTCCATCATTTCTTCTACCTCtcgcctttcctccagcattgctACTGCGGCGTTGCTAAATACTTTGGCGGTATTTCCTTCCTTTTTTTGCTTCTAGAGCTTCGGGATCTACGACATCGTCCGAAGTTATTGGTTTGTTAAGGATTTCTGAGTGCGCGATAGCGCCCCGGCCTGCCTGTTCGACGAGCTCTTCTGCGGACATATTTTCCCCGTGTTCGAGGATACGTCCTTCTCAGGAATCCGGCACAACGCGATAACAAGGACGTGAGGGCGGAGTCTCCGAATTGGACGGGCCTAGGAGTCCGACGTCAGTCGGAGTCGTTTCTTCATCAGTTCCTTGCTCCAGCCCAGTTATGGTTGCAAGGACCTGCTTAGGCGGAGCGGATTCTGCTTTagcttcctcctcatcttccagcTCCTTCGTAAGGCGATTGTACTCCTCTGTGCCCAAGGTGGTAGCATCGTCTGAGGTTGGGCTTAGATTGCCCAGGATTGATTCTTTTTTtttgtctccggcatcctcttgctgatccggagcatcgGTGTCTCCGGCAGCTTCTTGCTAATCCGGAGCGTCGCTGTCTCCCgtagcctcaacctgcatgggtccagcaCCTTTCAGAGGAGGGacggttcctgcggtatgtgcgaggaagtgcacgaagtggcaacTTTGCTTTTCTaaaacctgggagacccaggcggatctgcattggtcttccaccgtaatttcctactcatgggcggattgggtgggttttgaaatttctatatctaaggcggaatcttccttaggaagttcctgcatcttagatcggatcttcgcgactgcgtccttctCAGCGGTAGtcgcgtcagcgtgacttaccagggcgtttccgtcggaatcgatggtctcgccgatgaagatgtgaatgccgccgattgggacgatggagagcttgatggggtcggtcttagacggaatccagcactcatccgagggacgatcggaaaatttccggcgtaaaggacacgccccaccgcGATggagtcgtagcttcccatggcaaaaccctcccggttccggcctccagacgccgctggccccacggtgggtgccaaTTGTCGTTAccaattcgacggtacctcggaggagggatcctcacgaggggaagaagaagtaggggccatcgggcggagagtcctcgggacggtggtacgcgatttacccagtttcggaacacctgcacgatgacagggcctactgctgcttgtctgaaattatctgggcgctttcgcgttgttacaatgagttgttgttgtgcctctagggctcccagtatccggcttataaaggcgcacggatctagggtttacaaggagagtcctagccggaatacaagtcatcTAACTAtggaatactccctccgttcctttctatagtgcctatagatttttggcatttgtttcagaatataaggttttagcttagcttttttcaattaccccctccccgttcagctccaaaATCGTTTAGCccccaaaattgttatggtaagttaggaagatatggatttcccaaattttacgttgatctcaaatcgttcagctaggggtcttgtctAAAAAATACtcatgcgctaatttccgtgccaaaaaacaataggcataggcactatagaatggaacagagggagtattacattgccgtgcacgtcaaggatccgccttcccttatacGCCGTcccggatccggctacccctgatgggccatgCTGGATCCAACTTCCAGGGTCGgttggtggatccggctccttgttcctgggctggacttcatccatcttgatctacaataactgggccgcccgatgggccatacggCACCATCACCGTTTATGGGCCGCCCGGACTTGCTGGATCTAggtactgtcgatggtacacctatgaagtatacctacAATAGAGGGTGTTTGGCTGCATAGCCGATATCCATCGAGTTTCACAAATGACATAATTAACATTACGCGGTGGAAATCAGTGATATTTAGTTCCCCGCTGTACCTCTCATCCTTGTACATATAGACCGGCTACTTGGCCTCTTCGAGTAATAAGACAGAAGCGGTGGGCCTTCTTGCCCCCCCCCGCGTCATCATCAGAAAAAAAACAAAGCATGTCTTTTTTATTGTCGAGACACTACCAGTCATCAGCCTTTTCATATAtatttctcttctcttttttctGGTGACATCGTCACATTTGATGAGTGCTGTCTGTCAAATGGCGATGGACCGGTTAAGTTGACAGTGCTGAACCTTTGGCTGAATTGGGTTGAGTATGCATGGTGGTGATAACCAGTTGAGTTGACGATGATCCTTGTGCAGGTGCCTTATGAAAAGAAGGTCAAGGCTTTTATCGCTCATATAAATTAAAATTATGGAAAGTTGTGAGCCTAATGGTAAATAAATCCAAACTAATCTTACTTGAAATACGAGAAATTTCATATCTTGCTTTTTTTAGGGATATTTCATATCTTGCTAGAAAGGTGCTGGTAGTACAGTCGTTCAGGTTCAGTGTCAAGTAACTTGGAGGATAACGGTTAAATTTCAGAGTGCAGGTTCCTGATGACTTTCATGACTTAAACATAATTTAGAACATTGACATGGTTTTCAGTACGCAATTTCCATTTTGAAATCTAGTTATGATTGTACATATGGAATTATATTTCTTAGTATCAGTTTGATGATGTCAATGTTGATTTATGTAGTTCAGTAAAGTACAAAATTGTTAGGCCAATGGATTTGATAAAATCGGTAGGGTACCTCCACAAACAATCTTCAGTTGGTGAATGTTTTTCTACCATAGCATTCCAAATACATTACAAGACAAGAAAAAAGAGCTAGTACAACAACTTTAGTATGTTCTATCAGGACGGCGCCCCCTTTTGTGGTAGATGTGGTGACCGGGTacctcaccggcggcggcggtagcgAGGCCATCTTAAGTGCTAGCATATGTCTGCGCACCTTGGTACGGTGAGGAACATATCATGGTGACCACCGCAAAGTGACTAATTTTCGTGTGCTGATAGCGGACCGGAAACTCGGAATAGGACTCGTATTTAATCGTATTATAATCTGGTTTTAATCGTATTAGATTCCTATTTTGAACAAGTACACAACAGTAGACGATAATAAATCAACATCAGTTAAAGAGCAAAGGCCGAATGGTGAAATGATCAAACATCACGTTCCTCCTTACTAAGCATCTTTCTTACACATGAAAGGTAAACATCTTTCCTAGGGGCGCCTAAAACTACCTATCTGCCACTGCTTGCTCAAACCTGAAGTGAATTATCTTCAAATCCTCAAGTGACACTTATTACTGCAAAGCCAAGTTAGGCATTCAGAAAATATAATAGGATACTCAAATCGAAGAATTGCTGATTGGTGGAATACATGAATGCCCGTTGCTTAACACTGAGTATTATCCCTTAGTAGTATTTAAAACCAACATACAGAGAAGGCATCAGCTATCAGCTGGAACAAATGTGAAGGCTCATGGCGCAGTAAACTAATCATGCATTGAAAGAGAAATCTAAGCAGGAAATGGCACAAATCCATTTTGAACTTCAAAAACTATATATCCTTAACTTAACAACATTGTCTAATTCAAAAGGAAATAACTTTCATGTATTATCTTTTCATTATTGCTGGAGACAAAGAAAAGCACCCAGGCAATATTGTTAAGAAAATTGATCCAAACATTCAATGGCATGACAAAGCAAAAGAAGATCCAGATCCAAAAGCTGCAGCACATATAAGCAGATACCAGACTCCTTAGATCAAGTTATAGGCTTGCAATCTGCATCACTGCAAAGGTCAATAGCACCCAGCAGTAGATAAAAGTATGCAGATTGCAAACAAAACCAAATAGCTAAAAGCTGGAATGATCAAGCATTTCCCCATGCCTGGTTGGTTGGCGCTATTTCCAATTTAAAAGCAGGTAAGCAACGTGGGACACAGTAGGTAGACATTTTCTTGCAGGATATCCGAAAGTTAAATTCCACCAATTATTAATTTACTATGACAGCGCGCAAATGCCTTCTCGTAATTGTGGCTATCCAGGTGACCAACACATCGAATACAATAAGCCAGCCATaaaatgagattcatgaaatgagAATGGGTGTCATTGAAAGTTCTCAGGAAAAAGATGCAGCTAGATTGATACTAAACTGCCACTGCCTGCTCAAACCTGAGGTAGGTCATCTTTGAAGGACTTAAATGTAGCTTACAGCAGCTCAGTTAGGCATTAGCGAAATATGATAGGATAATACAATAATAAAAAAGCTTTACCAAAAAGAAATACTAGCTTTTTAACAGATTAATAGTCCCAACATGTTCTAGTTGTAAAAAAAATCCTACATCAGATGGAAGCCATCATTTGCTACACATGCGAACATCTGATACGCCACAAATTTGCTATCTACAAATGACATCAATCTAGTTTCAACTTCCTACGCTACATCCTTGACAAAATTACCTAATAAAAAAAATAACTCACAAAAAGATAACTGAGTGTCTGAGAGGAGATAACAGAAGCCAAAATTATGTAATCAAAAAAATATAACTTACATAAAGATAACTGAGCGCCTGAGAGGAGATAACAAAAGCTTATATGCCATACTGTTTAAAAAATGGGATTCAGGCATTCAAGCATCGCAAAGAAAAGGAGACCCCTGTACATACAAGAACTGCATTTCCGAATTCTCTCGACGCCAAAAGAGGCCAAGCACCCTTTTCATTCAGAAGATACTGTACAAATAAAGTATACACATACAAAGAAATAAGCATAGACCAGAAACTACATATTGAAGACATTAATCATAGTTCAACAACACGATTACAATATCCATGGTTAAGTACTAGGGGTTATAGCACATGGTCTGCTTACACATGAGAACATCAAAGCATGCAGTGCAACAAAGATAAGTGCAACACGTAGCTGCATAAGCTAGGTACATTAGTGCATTCAAGCACAAACAGAAACTGCCGCGACTTACCACTAGACATAAACTATCACAACTTCATAAAAGTCTATCCAACTGACTGTTACTCACGTCCTAAACACTAGAGAAGCACGACATCTAGTGTCCATCTGCCAATGACTCTAAGAACAACGGAACATATGGAATACAACAAACCCTGTTACTAAATCCAAGTGGGTGTATAATACGCCGCTTCATGGAATCCATTTCATATGACATCAGTGTGTGTCCAACGACTATGAAAATCAAATTGTCTTCAGGGTGGATTGAGATAACATCGTAATGATCCGCATATGCTGAATACTCTGTTCCAAAGAGCTGCAAGTGGCTGATATTGCGCTTCAAGGTCCAAATTTCACTACTGGGGTCCTCGAGAACCCATATTGATAATTCAGAAAGAAGACCAATATGTGCAAAGTGCAACTGACCATGTGATAGATAAATGTCATAAGAAACGGTAGCTCTTGCAGGAAGAGGAATGACTTTCCAGTCGTTTTCCTCCACATCAATGGCTATAAGCTGGTTGTCGTAGGCACACAAATGCAGGTGCCCCCTAAAGAAGACACTTTTAGCACCGTTGGGTATAGTAATACTAGATCCGCTCCAAGCATCGGCCTTGTGACTCCAAACTCCAGTTTTGGACGAGTATATGACCACCGCTGCAATATCTCCAGTAATTCCAGTATCATCATCATGCCAAGCATCACAATCTACGAGCTCACACACATGGAAGTGGGAGGAGACAGCCGGATCAAACGCCAAGTAAACCTCCGCACTGCTAGACCAGTCGGTGGTAGGCACGACCACCCATTTCTCCGTGGAGGGATTGCACACCACATAATATTGGATCTCATCAGCATCAGTCCCCTCCTcgaggaggaggcagaggaggagaccGTTGCAGCCGTCCAAGATTTGAAGATTCTCGTGTTTGGGCAGGAACGATAGCGAGGGGTCGACAAGAGGAGGGCAGCCTTGCGCTAACGCGTTGATAAAATGGCGAGCCTTCCTTGGGAAGCAGGCCATGTCATCGCTTTCAGAGAAGAAGCCGACCAGGGACTGGGGCATCTTGGCTCGGTGGTCGGGGTGGGTGATGAGGTCACGGTACCGCGTGGAGACGCACTTGCAGCAGCAGGTGGACTTGTAGGGCACTCGCGAGATGATGTCGGCGAGGATGTCGTCGGTGAGCCTGTCCATCGAGCCCCCCGTCATCGCCGTCCGTGGAGAGAGGGAGCGGCCAATCTGCGCACATCAggggacagagagagagaggttaggGACTCAACCGGAGCTGCGAGGGGTCGAATGGAGGATCTACCAGGTGCTTGCTGCGCGAGGAGCCAGCCGCCGTGTTGGGTGCTGCCATCGGCGGGCGGCGGCAGGGAGTGAGGGTTTGGGTGGACGGCGGCGGGGaatggaagaagaagacgacgcaGTGGATGTCTGGGCTGTGTAGTGtaggtcttttttttttttctgttttaggGTTGGCTCTTGGCTGTGTCAGTCACGACCTCCACCGCCGGACCGCGACTGACTGCGGCGCACGGGAGCAGAGCCGGCCACGCCGCCTCACGACCGCCGGTACCGACCATGGCGAGGGCtccgctgctgctgccgcgcgCGCCGCTGCTCCGGCGGCTGCTCCTGGCGGGCGCGCTCGCCGCGTCCTGCTCCTACTTCCTCCTCGTGCTCCAGGCGcaggcctccgcgccgccgccgcgctacgaCGGCTTCGCCTACGGCGGCGCGGGCTCCGCGGCCACCTGGAAGGACGCCGTGGTCGTCGAGGCCTTCCTCGACCCGCTCTGCTCCGACAGCCGCGACGGGTGGCCCCCGCTCAAGCTCGCCGTCGAGCGCTACTCCCCGCGGGTCTCGCTCATCGTCCACCCCTTCCCGCTCCCGTAAGATCGCGCCGCACCTTAATCCGTCTCTTCCCCCTCTCCTCCAGCTCTGTTTCAGTTATCTGCGTCCCATGTTCTCGGGATCCTACCAGTATCAGTCGTAGACTCGTAGTGCTAAGTGAATTTAGCGTTTTTGGAGCAGTCTTCCACTGCACGAGTTTGCATCGAACTGTCTTCTGAATTTCTGATACCGCGAAAATTCAATCGACCAAACTCTTGCACAAGTGTAATTTTGGCAAGTGTGAGTAGCTGAGTCACTCAGAGAGTAATTGCAAACTTGCTAACTTTATGAAATGGATATTTATTGGACGCTCCTCAGGTGATGTCTACTCTGGGTTTCGAGATTGGTCCATGGCTAAAGCCTAAAGGCTAGAGTTAGTAGTTATCTTAAAGAGAGGTATACTCATTAGATGTTGGGGATTGGGAGTGGTCAATTGTTGTCGGAGCTGATGGATAGGAATAGATAGTTTTGGGCATTTCGGCATCCACACTCGAGAATTTAAGAGTTGGACTGAATCTTTGCAGTATCTGCCCTTTATTCAGTTGGATATGTGTTATTTGGTTCAGATGTTGGTCCTGTGGTATTTATactgaatttgaaccttgcattttcatttgcataaaATCTGGCACTAGAAGTGATTCTTATAGCAAAAGGTGCCATACACCTCATTCTAACATCAGTTAACTATATATACTGCAAAACTGCAGGTACCACACCTATTCATTCATGGCCTGCCGTGCGCTTCATATAGCTAACCACTTGAATTCTTCATCGACCTATCCGTTGTTGGAGCTATTCTTCAAGAACCAGGTATGTTGCATTTTTAGTTTAACCCTTACCTTCTCTTCTTCTTTTAGTTCCATCATTGCAGCTCATATGTTGGTTTATCAGTTAACTATGCAAGTTAGTTGCCCTCTTTCTCTAAAAAAAACTATGCAAGTTAGaccttttgaagaaaaaaaaatacgGAGTACCTATGCAAGTTATGGAATCCATTTGGGTAACCAAAATTGATAGTTATATAACCAAAATTGCAGGATTTTCCTTTTTTAGCTTTTGTTACCCACGCGTTTGGCGTTTCATTTTATTTCATAACATGTCATACTTGTTTTCCCCGAACTATGACTAGCAAACTGGCAGTCTGAACTTTTATGACAACACCCAAGACCAGCATTTAAATATAACGTCAAACACTTCATTTCATTGATGAATCATAGTCAAGTTATGAGTAGGTATATAAGTGCATGCTCGACGTGGCATTGCACATCCGTGTGCTGCAGGGTTTGCCAATCAGTTTGCAGAACATACGTGAAGACCTTCAAAGCGTTTGCTCAGTTTGTTAATGGCATCCCTGATTCGAAGATTCTGCTGGAACCTTTGTTTTAATCCAGGCATGCAGCAATGACAGGTGCTGAAACGAGTTGTAGCCACATGCTACATTCGTTCCAAAATATAAGACAATTTGGTAGGCTAAAGATGGCGTatcaaaacgtcttatattttgggacagagGTCCTTGTGCTCACTCTACAACACTTGTCAAGAAGTAGCTTTACAAAAAGAAAGTTTAAACCAAACTGAACACTGCGAACAGTAATCACCAGCCAACATAAGTCTTGGCTGTCCCGACAAACAATAGTAAGAGCCGAAACAGAGGCCACCTCAGGAGAACTAGGAGTTGCACATGCAGGGTAGTGGCCGCTCGCTCATACAATGCTAACGTATTTTGAAATTAAAACACGCAGGGAAAATTCTCCAACAGCGCGACATCGTCAGTGTCGAGCACCGCAGTAACCGGCGCGATATCGATGATGGCAGCCGAGGCAGTTGGCAACTCGGTGTCCGAGTTCCAGTCAGGCTTCAGCGACTCGAGGTCCGACTCGGCAGCGAGGGTTTCCTTCAAGGTCAGCTTTGTTTATTGCATCCTCAAGTACACTGTGATAAGCTTTATGCATATTTCCTAGACATGTTTACTGTTCGTCGCACTGAAAAGAAAAGGACTCTAAACTGTGCACTTCTTCTGATCTACTAGTATGGGTGCACGAGAGGGGTTGCGGGTGCGCCCTTCTTCTTCGTGAATGGCTTCCTTCAGCCCGGAGCAGGATCGCCCATCGACTACGACACGTGGACCAGCATCCTGGACCCTCTCGTCGGGCGGCAAGGCCAGA encodes:
- the LOC124657560 gene encoding uncharacterized protein LOC124657560, with protein sequence MEDLPGACCARSQPPCWGWLLAVSVTTSTAGPRLTAAHGSRAGHAASRPPVPTMARAPLLLPRAPLLRRLLLAGALAASCSYFLLVLQAQASAPPPRYDGFAYGGAGSAATWKDAVVVEAFLDPLCSDSRDGWPPLKLAVERYSPRVSLIVHPFPLPYHTYSFMACRALHIANHLNSSSTYPLLELFFKNQGKFSNSATSSVSSTAVTGAISMMAAEAVGNSVSEFQSGFSDSRSDSAARVSFKYGCTRGVAGAPFFFVNGFLQPGAGSPIDYDTWTSILDPLVGRQGQKVEMFASAM